From Triticum urartu cultivar G1812 chromosome 2, Tu2.1, whole genome shotgun sequence, a single genomic window includes:
- the LOC125538711 gene encoding C2 and GRAM domain-containing protein At5g50170-like isoform X2, whose protein sequence is MRLYVCVLEARDLPAPLDGGGEGFYARVKVGRQRARTRAVELAGPGGAAAWNEEFAFAVGEEEHEVVEVSVARRREEGAGREVLGRVKLPLPPAQAASAASGRHSVPPTWFTLHPKHRRKGRAADAADCGKILLTFSLYGENSDNTVIHSSPCPSSRSGTDVEIERSDCREHSGANGVVLDSARSSAVEQTSVDNSDRSIQADSDTVSEDDGLIEPGAAAAAAAAAKSAHDSDAEPSVSDASFEEAMETMNAASSTPDMPDDLGSGVMFDHTYLVEAKDLNSLLFGPDSQFSKDLRELQGTTDYDEQPWTWKSQDPPSLTRTCRYTKGATKLMKDVKTIEEQTYLKADGKNFAIMTRVRTPEVPFGNCFEVVLLYKITHSPELSPGEESSRLTVSYNVEFLQSTLMKSMIEGSVRDGLKENFESFAEILSRHVKLADAAGMDKEQLLAPLQTDRQSHIRLAYKYFCNFTVVSTVIMAVYVLVHILLSRPGPLMGLEFSGLDLPDTFGELITSGILVLQMERLLNMVYHFVQARIQRGGDHGVKANGDGWLLTVALLEATSLPPVSCGSVDPYVVFSCNGITRTSSVQLQTQEPQWNEVMEFDAMEEPPAMLDVEIFNFDGPFDLAISLGHAEINFLKHTPTELADIWVPLEGKLAQTCQSRLHLRMFLENTKGPETSMRDYLNKMEKEVGKKGRLFLSARIVGFYANLFGHKTKFFFLWDDVEEVEVLPPSFTTVGTPSLVFMLKSGRGLDAKNGAKSQDKEGRLKFQFHSFGSFNRASRTIIGLWKTKSSAIEQRAKLEEDHGDESHDDLDDVQSVLSIGDVTLSKEYTVEHPIDADLLMGVFDGGALETRTMSKVGCLDYTATPWEETKPGVLERHASYKFNRYMSIFGGEVGSTQLKSPSEDGDGWTVYDVMTLRNVPFGDYFRVHLRYDVRRVASSEPEPPSCRCEVLVGIEWLKSSKFQKRIARNICDKLAHRAKEVLEVAGKEIASAMSG, encoded by the exons ATGCGGCTGTACGTGTGCGTGCTCGAGGCCCGCGACCTCCCGGCGCCGCTGGACGGGGGCGGCGAAGGATTTTACGCGAGGGTGAAGGTGGGGAGGCAGCGGGCGCGGACGCGGGCGGTGGAGCTGGCGGgcccgggcggcgcggcggcgtggAACGAGGAGTTCGCGTTCGCGGTGGGGGAGGAGGAGCACGAGGTGGTGGAGGTCAGCGTTGCGCGGCGCCGGGAGGAGGGGGCCGGGAGGGAGGTGCTGGGCAGGGTCAAGCTGCCGCTGCCGCCCGCGcaggccgcctccgccgccagCGGGAGGCACTCGGTGCCGCCCACCTGGTTCACGCTGCACCCCAAGCACCGCCGGAAGGGCCGCGCCGCCGATGCCGCGGACTGCG GGAAAATTCTCCTCACATTCTCACTCTATGGAGAGAACAGTGACAATACCGTCATCCACTCATCTCCCTGTCCAAGCTCCAGGAGTGGCACAGATGTGGAAATTGAGAGATCAGACTGCAGGGAACATTCAGGCGCCAACGGTGTGGTGCTTGATTCCGCAAGGAGTTCTGCAGTGGAGCAAACTTCTGTAGATAATTCTGACCGGTCAATACAAGCAGATTCCGATACAGTTTCTGAAGATGATGGCCTGATAGAGCCTGGtgctgcagcagcagcagcagcagcagcaaagAGCGCCCATGACAGTGACGCTGAGCCGTCCGTTTCAGATGCAAGCTTTGAAGAAGCCATGGAAACCATGAATGCGGCGAGTAGTACACCAGACATGCCGGATGATCTCGGTAGTGGCGTAATGTTTGATCACACTTACCTCGTGGAGGCGAAGGACTTGAACTCTCTTCTCTTCGGACCTGATTCCCAGTTCTCCAAGGACCTGCGTGAGCTGCAGGGTACCACGGACTACGACGAGCAGCCATGGACATGGAAGAGCCAGGACCCTCCCAGCTTAACCAGGACATGCCGGTACACCAAAGGCGCAACAAAGCTCATGAAAGATGTCAAAACCATCGAGGAACAGACCTATCTCAAAGCCGATGGCAAGAATTTCGCCATCATGACTCGGGTTCGTACCCCGGAAGTTCCATTTGGGAACTGCTTCGAGGTCGTTTTGCTCTACAAAATAACCCATTCCCCTGAGTTGTCACCAGGTGAAGAGAGCTCACGTCTGACTGTATCGTATAATGTGGAGTTCCTCCAGAGCACCTTGATGAAAAGCATGATCGAGGGAAGCGTTCGGGATGGACTCAAGGAGAACTTCGAAAGCTTTGCAGAGATTTTGTCTCGGCATGTGAAACTGGCTGATGCCGCGGGGATGGATAAAGAGCAGCTGTTGGCGCCGCTGCAGACAGATCGCCAGTCACATATCAGACTTGCTTACAAGTATTTCTGCAATTTTACCGTGGTCTCGACGGTGATAATGGCAGTGTATGTTCTTGTGCACATCCTTCTGTCTAGGCCAGGACCACTTATGGGTCTCGAGTTTAGTGGTCTGGATTTACCTGACACATTTGGGGAGCTGATCACATCAGGCATACTGGTTCTTCAGATGGAGCGTTTACTGAATATGGTATATCATTTTGTACAAGCAAGAATACAAAGAG GAGGTGATCACGGGGTTAAGGCAAATGGTGACGGTTGGCTATTAACTGTAGCTCTGCTAGAGGCCACAAGCTTGCCGCCTGTTTCTTGTGGATCAGTAGACCCTTACGTTGTGTTCAGTTGTAATGGTATAACGAGGACAAGTTCTGTTCAACTCCAGACTCAGGAACCTCAATGGAATG AGGTAATGGAGTTTGACGCCATGGAAGAGCCACCTGCTATGTTGGATGTTGAGATTTTCAATTTTGATGGCCCATTCGACTTGGCAATCTCACTGGGACATGCAGAAATTAACTTTCTTAAGCACACACCAACAGAACTAGCAGATATATGGGTACCACTGGAAGGAAAACTAGCCCAGACATGCCAGAGTAGGCTACATTTGAGAATGTTTCTTGAGAATACTAAAGGACCTGAGACATCAATGAGAGATTATCTTAACAAGATGGAGAAGGAAGTCGGTAAGAAG GGAAGGCTATTTTTATCAGCCAGAATAGTTGGTTTCTATGCTAATTTGTTTGGGCATAAAACGAAATTCTTCTTTCTGTGGGACGATGTCGAAGAAGTCGAAGTGTTACCTCCATCTTTCACAACAGTAGGCACCCCATCATTGGTGTTTATGTTAAAGAGTGGGCGTGGGCTTGATGCCAAGAATGGTGCGAAGTCGCAAGATAAGGAAGGGAGGCTGAAATTCCAGTTCCATTCATTTGGGTCGTTCAACAGGGCTAGCAG GACGATAATCGGTCTGTGGAAAACAAAATCTTCAGCTATTGAACAGAGGGCTAAGCTGGAAGAAGATCATGGAGATGAGAGCCATGACGATCTTGACGACGTTCAGTCTGTGTTGAGCATTGGAGACGTGACCCTCTCAAAGGAGTATACAGTGGAACATCCTATTGAT GCAGATTTGCTGATGGGGGTGTTCGACGGTGGCGCCCTGGAGACTCGGACGATGAGCAAGGTGGGGTGCCTCGACTACACGGCGACCCCGTGGGAGGAGACCAAGCCGGGCGTGCTGGAGCGACACGCCAGCTACAAGTTCAACCGCTACATGTCCATCTTCGGCGGCGAGGTGGGGAGCACCCAGCTGAAATCGCCCTCGGAGGACGGCGACGGGTGGACGGTGTACGACGTGATGACGCTCCGCAACGTCCCCTTCGGTGACTACTTCCGGGTGCATCTGAGGTACGACGTTCGGAGGGTCGCGTCGTCGGAGCCGGAGCCGCCGAGCTGCCGGTGCGAGGTGCTGGTGGGCATCGAGTGGCTCAAGAGCAGCAAATTCCAGAAGCGGATCGCGAGGAACATCTGCGACAAGCTGGCCCACAGGGCCAAGGAGGTCCTCGAGGTGGCCGGCAAGGAGATAGCCTCGGCCATGTCGGGCTAG
- the LOC125538712 gene encoding protein FAR1-RELATED SEQUENCE 6-like, translating into MDSLQSDPYTRSSLQMQLIDTSTSFETSNLDSVKHEVPTPQVGMTFETVDLAYQSYLEYGYRAGFGVSKRTSHSVDGVKYRATFVCYKGGIARIKPGLKARRRLVAKTGCKAMMVVKYNASENHWEVVFVELEHNHPCNPEMVRFMMCFKDLPDWQREHRPFNAKTRLNPKIHSGRGRPPNQNKDFMVRSFSQSNYSIEAAAKCGKLRFAEGDVEALLVFFDKMQAQNSNFFYNWDMDDEGRLKNVCWVDARSRAAYQHFSDVVCFDTVYLTYQFVIPLVAFLGINHHGQFVLLGCGLLGDESPETFSWLFKKWLKCMNDKAPEAIITTHSRPVVKAVSEVFLNTRHRYNLWHIMKELPDMSGRVEDKEAISLRMKKVVYDTITAADFEREWVEMANQYKLHENRWLTTLFEERAKWVPAYVKDAFWAGISTVRRSERLEAFFDGYITPETTIKIFIEQFDTAMKLRSDREAYDDFRSFQQRPQALSGLLFEEQFANAYTINIFQKFQDQLKQLMNVTCTEVSRNGSIVTYTVTVIGKERKFDYRVMYNSAEKEVWCICRSLQFKGILCSHALAVLKQELVMLIPSKYILDRWRKDYKCPEESKETPIPPESAKATGKGTKPENVREDKVDNLYNDGHQYFADIVEMGATDPDAMEYVLSVMKEAKEKVRRFEESRKEKRPEGNPVSSSKKGAKSAKPPSAEDVGNSTSVSEPANTAMATVAPTMMVAAASATLAASTPMPVPSCTQMSVPPTMMAMATTSAAVPPGMFLVPMHPHMVFPPFTPGLPAAVPPVAPPPAPTANAVGVVSNPTKKRKKRKGNS; encoded by the coding sequence ATGGACAGCCTTCAGAGTGATCCTTATACAAGGAGCAGCTTGCAAATGCAGCTCATTGACACCTCCACATCCTTCGAAACTAGCAATTTGGATTCGGTCAAGCATGAGGTTCCCACCCCTCAAGTTGGCATGACTTTTGAGACAGTTGATTTGGCATACCAGTCTTACCTAGAGTACGGGTACCGTGCAGGCTTTGGAGTTTCAAAAAGAACTTCCCATAGCGTTGATGGGGTAAAATACCGCGCAACATTTGTTTGTTACAAAGGTGGCATTGCTAGGATTAAGCCCGGGCTTAAAGCTCGAAGAAGACTTGTTGCGAAGACTGGCTGCAAAGCTATGATGGTGGTGAAGTATAACGCAAGTGAGAATCATTGGGAAGTAGTGTTTGTTGAGCTGGAGCATAACCACCCATGTAATCCTGAAATGGTCAGATTCATGATGTGTTTTAAGGATCTTCCTGACTGGCAGAGGGAGCACCGACCATTCAATGCGAAAACTAGATTGAACCCAAAGATTCATTCTGGTAGAGGCAGACCACCCAACCAAAACAAAGATTTCATGGTGAGGTCCTTCTCTCAGTCTAATTATTCAATTGAAGCAGCTGCCAAGTGTGGGAAGCTGAGATTTGCAGAGGGTGACGTTGAGGCATTATTAGTCTTTTTCGATAAGATGCAAGCTCAAAATTCCAACTTCTTCTACAACTGGGACATGGATGATGAAGGCCGGCTTAAAAATGTTTGCTGGGTCGATGCAAGATCGAGAGCTGCATATCAGCATTTCAGTGATGTTGTCTGCTTTGATACTGTTTATTTGACATACCAGTTTGTCATTCCATTGGTTGCTTTTCTTGGAATCAACCATCATGGCCAATTTGTATTGTTAGGATGCGGTTTACTGGGAGATGAGTCTCCAGAGACTTTTTCATGGTTATTCAAAAAATGGCTAAAATGTATGAATGATAAAGCACCTGAAGCAATTATTACCACCCATTCAAGACCAGTAGTCAAAGCAGTCTCTGAGGTATTTCTAAATACTCGTCATAGATACAACCTTTGGCACATAATGAAAGAGCTTCCTGACATGTCTGGAAGAGTTGAGGATAAGGAGGCAATTAGCCTGAGAATGAAAAAGGTAGTCTATGACACCATTACAGCAGCTGATTTTGAGAGGGAGTGGGTTGAGATGGCCAATCAGTACAAGCTTCATGAAAATCGTTGGCTCACAACCTTGTTTGAAGAAAGGGCAAAATGGGTGCCAGCATATGTGAAAGATGCTTTCTGGGCTGGTATCTCTACTGTTCGCCGCAGTGAACGGTTGGAGGCCTTTTTTGATGGATATATTACACCAGAGACCACAATAAAGATATTCATTGAACAATTTGATACTGCTATGAAGCTTAGGTCCGATCGAGAAGCCTATGATGATTTCCGTTCTTTTCAGCAAAGGCCACAAGCCCTCTCTGGTCTGTTGTTTGAGGAGCAATTTGCAAATGCTTATACTATAAATATTTTTCAGAAATTCCAGGATCAGTTAAAGCAGCTGATGAATGTGACTTGCACTGAAGTCAGTAGGAATGGATCGATAGTGACCTACACTGTGACCGTCATTGGGAAGGAGAGGAAGTTTGACTATAGAGTGATGTATAATAGTGCCGAGAAAGAAGTGTGGTGTATCTGCAGGTCATTACAGTTTAAAGGTATTTTGTGTAGCCATGCTCTTGCAGTCTTGAAGCAAGAGCTTGTGATGCTAATACCTTCCAAATATATTCTTGATCGATGGAGGAAGGACTATAAATGCCCCGAGGAATCTAAGGAAACTCCCATCCCACCAGAATCGGCAAAAGCAACAGGGAAGGGCACAAAACCGGAAAATGTCCGTGAAGATAAAGTGGACAACCTCTACAACGATGGCCACCAGTACTTTGCTGACATTGTGGAAATGGGAGCAACTGATCCTGATGCAATGGAGTATGTTCTTTCTGTGATGAAAGAAGCTAAAGAGAAGGTACGAAGGTTTGAGGAATCCCGAAAAGAGAAAAGGCCCGAAGGAAATCCAGTTTCTTCTAGTAAGAAAGGCGCCAAGTCTGCGAAGCCGCCATCTGCTGAAGATGTGGGAAACAGCACATCTGTGTCGGAACCTGCGAACACAGCAATGGCGACAGTGGCACCAACAATGATGGTGGCAGCCGCTTCAGCAACTCTGGCGGCATCTACACCAATGCCAGTGCCGTCATGTACACAAATGTCAGTGCCACCAACAATGATGGCTATGGCTACCACGTCGGCAGCTGTCCCACCAGGAATGTTTTTAGTACCGATGCACCCACATATGGTTTTTCCACCCTTCACCCCTGGATTACCAGCAGCAGTACCACCTGTAGCGCCACCTCCAGCCCCAACAGCCAATGCGGTGGGCGTTGTTTCCAACCCCACgaagaagagaaagaaaagaaaggggaATAGTTGA
- the LOC125538711 gene encoding C2 and GRAM domain-containing protein At5g50170-like isoform X1, producing the protein MRLYVCVLEARDLPAPLDGGGEGFYARVKVGRQRARTRAVELAGPGGAAAWNEEFAFAVGEEEHEVVEVSVARRREEGAGREVLGRVKLPLPPAQAASAASGRHSVPPTWFTLHPKHRRKGRAADAADCGKILLTFSLYGENSDNTVIHSSPCPSSRSGTDVEIERSDCREHSGANGVVLDSARSSAVEQTSVDNSDRSIQADSDTVSEDDGLIEPGAAAAAAAAAKSAHDSDAEPSVSDASFEEAMETMNAASSTPDMPDDLGSGVMFDHTYLVEAKDLNSLLFGPDSQFSKDLRELQGTTDYDEQPWTWKSQDPPSLTRTCRYTKGATKLMKDVKTIEEQTYLKADGKNFAIMTRVRTPEVPFGNCFEVVLLYKITHSPELSPGEESSRLTVSYNVEFLQSTLMKSMIEGSVRDGLKENFESFAEILSRHVKLADAAGMDKEQLLAPLQTDRQSHIRLAYKYFCNFTVVSTVIMAVYVLVHILLSRPGPLMGLEFSGLDLPDTFGELITSGILVLQMERLLNMVYHFVQARIQRGGDHGVKANGDGWLLTVALLEATSLPPVSCGSVDPYVVFSCNGITRTSSVQLQTQEPQWNEVMEFDAMEEPPAMLDVEIFNFDGPFDLAISLGHAEINFLKHTPTELADIWVPLEGKLAQTCQSRLHLRMFLENTKGPETSMRDYLNKMEKEVGKKLHVRSPHRNSTFQKLFSLPHEEFLIADYACSLKRKLPLQGRLFLSARIVGFYANLFGHKTKFFFLWDDVEEVEVLPPSFTTVGTPSLVFMLKSGRGLDAKNGAKSQDKEGRLKFQFHSFGSFNRASRTIIGLWKTKSSAIEQRAKLEEDHGDESHDDLDDVQSVLSIGDVTLSKEYTVEHPIDADLLMGVFDGGALETRTMSKVGCLDYTATPWEETKPGVLERHASYKFNRYMSIFGGEVGSTQLKSPSEDGDGWTVYDVMTLRNVPFGDYFRVHLRYDVRRVASSEPEPPSCRCEVLVGIEWLKSSKFQKRIARNICDKLAHRAKEVLEVAGKEIASAMSG; encoded by the exons ATGCGGCTGTACGTGTGCGTGCTCGAGGCCCGCGACCTCCCGGCGCCGCTGGACGGGGGCGGCGAAGGATTTTACGCGAGGGTGAAGGTGGGGAGGCAGCGGGCGCGGACGCGGGCGGTGGAGCTGGCGGgcccgggcggcgcggcggcgtggAACGAGGAGTTCGCGTTCGCGGTGGGGGAGGAGGAGCACGAGGTGGTGGAGGTCAGCGTTGCGCGGCGCCGGGAGGAGGGGGCCGGGAGGGAGGTGCTGGGCAGGGTCAAGCTGCCGCTGCCGCCCGCGcaggccgcctccgccgccagCGGGAGGCACTCGGTGCCGCCCACCTGGTTCACGCTGCACCCCAAGCACCGCCGGAAGGGCCGCGCCGCCGATGCCGCGGACTGCG GGAAAATTCTCCTCACATTCTCACTCTATGGAGAGAACAGTGACAATACCGTCATCCACTCATCTCCCTGTCCAAGCTCCAGGAGTGGCACAGATGTGGAAATTGAGAGATCAGACTGCAGGGAACATTCAGGCGCCAACGGTGTGGTGCTTGATTCCGCAAGGAGTTCTGCAGTGGAGCAAACTTCTGTAGATAATTCTGACCGGTCAATACAAGCAGATTCCGATACAGTTTCTGAAGATGATGGCCTGATAGAGCCTGGtgctgcagcagcagcagcagcagcagcaaagAGCGCCCATGACAGTGACGCTGAGCCGTCCGTTTCAGATGCAAGCTTTGAAGAAGCCATGGAAACCATGAATGCGGCGAGTAGTACACCAGACATGCCGGATGATCTCGGTAGTGGCGTAATGTTTGATCACACTTACCTCGTGGAGGCGAAGGACTTGAACTCTCTTCTCTTCGGACCTGATTCCCAGTTCTCCAAGGACCTGCGTGAGCTGCAGGGTACCACGGACTACGACGAGCAGCCATGGACATGGAAGAGCCAGGACCCTCCCAGCTTAACCAGGACATGCCGGTACACCAAAGGCGCAACAAAGCTCATGAAAGATGTCAAAACCATCGAGGAACAGACCTATCTCAAAGCCGATGGCAAGAATTTCGCCATCATGACTCGGGTTCGTACCCCGGAAGTTCCATTTGGGAACTGCTTCGAGGTCGTTTTGCTCTACAAAATAACCCATTCCCCTGAGTTGTCACCAGGTGAAGAGAGCTCACGTCTGACTGTATCGTATAATGTGGAGTTCCTCCAGAGCACCTTGATGAAAAGCATGATCGAGGGAAGCGTTCGGGATGGACTCAAGGAGAACTTCGAAAGCTTTGCAGAGATTTTGTCTCGGCATGTGAAACTGGCTGATGCCGCGGGGATGGATAAAGAGCAGCTGTTGGCGCCGCTGCAGACAGATCGCCAGTCACATATCAGACTTGCTTACAAGTATTTCTGCAATTTTACCGTGGTCTCGACGGTGATAATGGCAGTGTATGTTCTTGTGCACATCCTTCTGTCTAGGCCAGGACCACTTATGGGTCTCGAGTTTAGTGGTCTGGATTTACCTGACACATTTGGGGAGCTGATCACATCAGGCATACTGGTTCTTCAGATGGAGCGTTTACTGAATATGGTATATCATTTTGTACAAGCAAGAATACAAAGAG GAGGTGATCACGGGGTTAAGGCAAATGGTGACGGTTGGCTATTAACTGTAGCTCTGCTAGAGGCCACAAGCTTGCCGCCTGTTTCTTGTGGATCAGTAGACCCTTACGTTGTGTTCAGTTGTAATGGTATAACGAGGACAAGTTCTGTTCAACTCCAGACTCAGGAACCTCAATGGAATG AGGTAATGGAGTTTGACGCCATGGAAGAGCCACCTGCTATGTTGGATGTTGAGATTTTCAATTTTGATGGCCCATTCGACTTGGCAATCTCACTGGGACATGCAGAAATTAACTTTCTTAAGCACACACCAACAGAACTAGCAGATATATGGGTACCACTGGAAGGAAAACTAGCCCAGACATGCCAGAGTAGGCTACATTTGAGAATGTTTCTTGAGAATACTAAAGGACCTGAGACATCAATGAGAGATTATCTTAACAAGATGGAGAAGGAAGTCGGTAAGAAG TTACATGTTCGGTCACCGCATAGAAATTCAACATTCCAGAAGCTTTTTAGTTTGCCTCACGAAGAGTTCCTTATAGCAGACTATGCATGCTCCTTAAAGAGGAAATTGCCGTTGCAG GGAAGGCTATTTTTATCAGCCAGAATAGTTGGTTTCTATGCTAATTTGTTTGGGCATAAAACGAAATTCTTCTTTCTGTGGGACGATGTCGAAGAAGTCGAAGTGTTACCTCCATCTTTCACAACAGTAGGCACCCCATCATTGGTGTTTATGTTAAAGAGTGGGCGTGGGCTTGATGCCAAGAATGGTGCGAAGTCGCAAGATAAGGAAGGGAGGCTGAAATTCCAGTTCCATTCATTTGGGTCGTTCAACAGGGCTAGCAG GACGATAATCGGTCTGTGGAAAACAAAATCTTCAGCTATTGAACAGAGGGCTAAGCTGGAAGAAGATCATGGAGATGAGAGCCATGACGATCTTGACGACGTTCAGTCTGTGTTGAGCATTGGAGACGTGACCCTCTCAAAGGAGTATACAGTGGAACATCCTATTGAT GCAGATTTGCTGATGGGGGTGTTCGACGGTGGCGCCCTGGAGACTCGGACGATGAGCAAGGTGGGGTGCCTCGACTACACGGCGACCCCGTGGGAGGAGACCAAGCCGGGCGTGCTGGAGCGACACGCCAGCTACAAGTTCAACCGCTACATGTCCATCTTCGGCGGCGAGGTGGGGAGCACCCAGCTGAAATCGCCCTCGGAGGACGGCGACGGGTGGACGGTGTACGACGTGATGACGCTCCGCAACGTCCCCTTCGGTGACTACTTCCGGGTGCATCTGAGGTACGACGTTCGGAGGGTCGCGTCGTCGGAGCCGGAGCCGCCGAGCTGCCGGTGCGAGGTGCTGGTGGGCATCGAGTGGCTCAAGAGCAGCAAATTCCAGAAGCGGATCGCGAGGAACATCTGCGACAAGCTGGCCCACAGGGCCAAGGAGGTCCTCGAGGTGGCCGGCAAGGAGATAGCCTCGGCCATGTCGGGCTAG